The Streptomyces sp. NBC_00335 DNA window CCGCATGGCCGTCCTGTACCTGCTGCTCGGAGGCTCCGAGCCCGCCGTCACCACCACCAGCACGCCCCGCACCGAGGAGAGCAAGTAAAGATGAGCAAGATCCTTATCCGTGGCGCGAAGGTACTCGGTGGCGACGTCCAGGACGTCCTGATCGACGGCGAGACGATCGCCGCCGTGGGCACCGATCTCGACGCCGGCGACGCGACCGTCATCGAGGCCTCGGGCCAGGTCCTCCTCCCCGGCCTCGTCGACCTCCACACCCACCTGCGCGAGCCCGGCCGCGAGGACTCCGAGACCGTCCTCACCGGCACCCGCGCCGCCGCCTCCGGCGGCTACACCGCCGTCTTCGCCATGGCCAACACCTTCCCCGTCGCCGACACCGCCGGCGTCGTCGAGCAGGTGTGGCGCCTGGGCAAGGAGTCCGGCTACTGCGACGTACAGCCCATCGGCGCCGTCACCGTCGGCCTGGAGGGCAAGCAGCTCTCCGAGCTGGGCGCCATGCACGAGTCCGCCGCCCGCGTCACCGTCTTCTCCGACGACGGCAAGTGCGTGGACGACGCGGTCATCATGCGCCGCGCCCTGGAGTACGTGAAGGCCTTCGGCGGCGTCGTCGCCCAGCACGCCCAGGAGCCCCGCCTCACCGAGGGCGCCCAGATGAACGAGGGCATCGTCTCCGCCGAGCTCGGCCTCGGCGGCTGGCCGGCCGTCGCCGAGGAATCGGTCATCGCCCGCGACGTCCTGCTCGCCGAGCACGTCGGCTCCCGCGTCCACATCTGCCACCTCTCCACCGCCGGCTCCGTCGAGATCATCCGCTGGGCCAAGTCCCGCGGCATCGACGTCACCGCCGAGGTCACCCCGCACCACCTGCTCCTCACCGACGAGCTCGTGCGCTCGTACAACCCGGTCTACAAGGTCAACCCGCCGCTGCGCACCGAGGCCGACGTCCTGGCCCTGCGCGAGGCGCTCGCCGACGGCACGATCGACATCGTCGCCACCGACCACGCCCCGCACCCGCACGAGGACAAGGACTGCGAGTGGGCCGCCGCCGCCATGGGCATGGTGGGCCTGGAGACCGCGCTCTCCGTCGTCCAGCAGACGATGGTGGAGACCGGACTGCTCGACTGGGCGGGCGTCGCCGAGCGGATGTCCTTCGCCCCGGCGCGCATCGGCAGCCTTCCGAACCACGGACGCCCCGTCTCGGCAGGTGAACCCGCGAACCTGACCTTGGTCGATACCTCGTACCGTGGTGTCGTGGACCCCGCACACTTCGCCTCCCGCAGCCGCAACACGCCTTACGAGGGCCGTGAGCTGCCGGGGCGCGTCACTCACACCTTCCTGCGGGGCCGGGCAACGGTCGTGGACGGGACGCTGGCGTGACACCTGCAGTAATCCAACTGGCCGCCGAGGCCGCCGAGCGACAGTCGGCGGAGGTGACGGACTGGGGCGCCCGCATCGCGTGGGTGATCGGTCTGCTCGTCTTCATCGCCTTCGTGTACTGGCTGATGCGGCAGGGCTGGAAATGGCGCGGCACCCTGCAGAGCGATCTGCCGGAGCTGCCCGCCGCCCCCGGCGGCCTCCCCGAGCACCGGCTGGCCCTGACCGGCCGGTACCACGGGTCCACCACCGCCGGGCAGTGGCTCGACCGGATCGTCGCCCACGGACTGGGCGTCCGCAGCCGGGTCGAGCTCGCGCTCACCGACGCGGGCCTCGACGTGGTCCGTCCGGGTGCCACCGACTTCTTCGTACCGGCCGCGCAGCTGCGCGGCGCCCGCCTCGACAAGGGAATCGCGGGCAAGGTACTCACCGAGGGCGGTCTCCTCGTCGTCACATGGGCGCACGGCGACAGGCTGATCGACTCCGGATTCCGCTCCGACCGCGCGGCCGAACACGCCGCATGGGTCGAAGCGATCAACGACATGAACCACTCAATCACCACGACGGAAGGCGCCGAACGATGACGACCTCCACCAGGGGAGCAGCCAAAGCTCC harbors:
- a CDS encoding dihydroorotase, which gives rise to MSKILIRGAKVLGGDVQDVLIDGETIAAVGTDLDAGDATVIEASGQVLLPGLVDLHTHLREPGREDSETVLTGTRAAASGGYTAVFAMANTFPVADTAGVVEQVWRLGKESGYCDVQPIGAVTVGLEGKQLSELGAMHESAARVTVFSDDGKCVDDAVIMRRALEYVKAFGGVVAQHAQEPRLTEGAQMNEGIVSAELGLGGWPAVAEESVIARDVLLAEHVGSRVHICHLSTAGSVEIIRWAKSRGIDVTAEVTPHHLLLTDELVRSYNPVYKVNPPLRTEADVLALREALADGTIDIVATDHAPHPHEDKDCEWAAAAMGMVGLETALSVVQQTMVETGLLDWAGVAERMSFAPARIGSLPNHGRPVSAGEPANLTLVDTSYRGVVDPAHFASRSRNTPYEGRELPGRVTHTFLRGRATVVDGTLA
- a CDS encoding PH-like domain-containing protein, with amino-acid sequence MTPAVIQLAAEAAERQSAEVTDWGARIAWVIGLLVFIAFVYWLMRQGWKWRGTLQSDLPELPAAPGGLPEHRLALTGRYHGSTTAGQWLDRIVAHGLGVRSRVELALTDAGLDVVRPGATDFFVPAAQLRGARLDKGIAGKVLTEGGLLVVTWAHGDRLIDSGFRSDRAAEHAAWVEAINDMNHSITTTEGAER